The Sulfurospirillum sp. UCH001 genome segment TCAGGCATTGGCATTATTCAGCAGTGCTGTGGCACACCTACGCGTATGATGGGCGATATGAAGCAATTTCATGCGTACCACTCGCAGCTTGAAGAAGACCTCGCAAATATGGGTGCAACGACGGTTGTCACTGCATGTGAGAACTGTTTTATGAGTCTTAAAACCTATGCCCCACACATCAAGATTATTTCACTCTATTCACTCTTAAGGGAAATTGGATTACCAGAAGGTGCAAAAGAGCGTTATAAAAATGCCCCTATGATGGCGCTGCATGACCCTTGCCCTACACGCTATGAGACAAAAATACACGATGATGTAAGAGCGCTTTTAGATGTTGTACAACTGCCCTATGAAGAGTTTAAACACAACCGTGAAAAAACCTTGTGTTGTGGTAGTGGTGGTATGTTAGAGCTAACGCATGCGGCTTTAGCCAAAGAGCAAATGCGTACACGTGCCAATCAGACAGAGTGTGAAAGCATCGTCAGTTATTGCCAAAGCTGTGCTGAGTCTATGAGTAAGGGCGGGAAAAATGGCGTACATTTGCTTGATCTTATCTTTACTCCTGAGTTTTC includes the following:
- a CDS encoding (Fe-S)-binding protein, with translation MLYNFTISPKTLLTKFTTEHPSAHMAFACTNCGLCAHLCPKDIDFGGMFTASKQNYAEDKNVLKKYGYGGVIFHQKSSFSKLFSTTKKFTKGEYTHMAFMPGCALSSYSPSLVHTVFNYLQSKCSGIGIIQQCCGTPTRMMGDMKQFHAYHSQLEEDLANMGATTVVTACENCFMSLKTYAPHIKIISLYSLLREIGLPEGAKERYKNAPMMALHDPCPTRYETKIHDDVRALLDVVQLPYEEFKHNREKTLCCGSGGMLELTHAALAKEQMRTRANQTECESIVSYCQSCAESMSKGGKNGVHLLDLIFTPEFSMKQEAQGSLKKWYNRFNSRQMISALKDNA